One bacterium genomic region harbors:
- a CDS encoding phosphodiester glycosidase family protein, translating into MTRQGWTRLFALVLVLALLTPAAQGAGPADWPAVLASSIVALPVAAGVEYRHVSLATSDGPLDLHHLLVDLRNQTVHLGVGVAHDQLISDDEPVSSMAVRAGAIAGINADYFDIGQSGMPLNIVIQNGALLRSPWRFVALVIGKDGVARIVRYRWTGTLGLEGGGTQPFDSFNAGVPVDGISVISSVRGYGAPPPDPSVRQAVAELSPADMAGSASGGTGRYFVKQIWLQQAFYAPFPQGEIILLGRGTGADWIRGHLSAGTTVTVNLTTDPDWHQAQVAVGGGPILVDNGRIVEDPDAPAAAERDFRYPAAAVGISADGRYLTFVEADGRQPWLSIGLTRPQLAQYLLRQGAYEAMAFDSGGSATMVVRLPGQSQVSTVNSPSDGRERPVADAVLVYSTATPGPPVRILVNNNQPLVLYAGARVMPPVIGVDAQGNPVPLTDPVRLVPTGGLLRLDGSPSRGPVARPPAPDFASVGADGSLVAGRESADGTVQVQSGTATGSTPVSVVTRLARLVVAPASLSVAPGQGAPVKVMGEDRTGRLVALPQDEVVWDVTPPALGTMSPSGFLAGNVTGNGSLTAHLDGVTAAVRVSVGGAYMRLIPAFEEQASFRGYPDSVTGNVTPASTPSRGNRQSLRMQFHLEGSGSRAAYVQTDLPLPGTPTGMSLWVYGDGDGAWLRGAYTDANGERGTVTFARHIDWQGWKQLRAAFPPGLAYPIRWTYVYVVETDPAATPSGEIYLTELQAVYGTGPAR; encoded by the coding sequence ATGACGCGACAGGGCTGGACCCGTCTGTTCGCACTCGTTCTTGTACTCGCCCTCCTCACGCCCGCAGCGCAAGGCGCGGGACCCGCCGACTGGCCCGCCGTCCTCGCCTCGAGCATCGTCGCCCTGCCGGTCGCCGCCGGTGTGGAGTACCGGCACGTGTCGCTCGCGACGTCCGACGGTCCCCTCGATCTGCACCACCTGCTGGTCGACCTGCGCAATCAGACCGTGCACCTCGGCGTCGGCGTGGCGCACGATCAGCTGATCAGCGACGACGAGCCCGTCTCCTCCATGGCGGTGCGGGCCGGTGCGATCGCGGGCATCAACGCGGACTACTTCGACATCGGGCAGTCCGGCATGCCGCTCAACATCGTCATCCAGAACGGCGCACTGCTGCGCAGTCCCTGGCGGTTCGTCGCCCTCGTGATCGGCAAGGACGGCGTCGCCCGGATCGTGCGGTACCGATGGACGGGGACCCTCGGCCTCGAGGGCGGGGGAACCCAGCCGTTCGACAGTTTCAACGCCGGCGTGCCCGTCGACGGCATCAGCGTGATTTCCAGCGTGCGCGGATACGGCGCGCCGCCGCCCGATCCCAGCGTCCGTCAGGCGGTGGCGGAACTCTCGCCCGCCGACATGGCTGGGTCCGCGTCGGGGGGGACGGGCCGGTACTTCGTCAAGCAGATCTGGCTCCAGCAGGCGTTTTACGCGCCGTTTCCGCAGGGCGAGATCATCCTGCTGGGCCGCGGGACGGGGGCCGATTGGATCCGCGGGCACCTGAGCGCCGGGACCACCGTCACGGTCAATCTGACGACGGATCCGGACTGGCACCAGGCGCAGGTCGCCGTCGGCGGCGGCCCGATTCTCGTGGACAACGGCCGGATCGTCGAGGACCCGGACGCGCCCGCAGCCGCCGAGCGCGACTTTCGGTACCCGGCGGCCGCCGTCGGGATCAGCGCGGACGGCCGGTACCTCACGTTTGTGGAAGCGGACGGCCGCCAGCCGTGGCTCAGCATCGGCCTCACGCGTCCGCAGTTGGCCCAGTACCTGCTGCGCCAAGGTGCCTACGAGGCGATGGCCTTCGACAGCGGGGGCTCGGCAACGATGGTGGTCCGGCTGCCGGGCCAATCGCAGGTCTCGACGGTCAACTCCCCGTCCGACGGCAGGGAGCGGCCCGTCGCGGACGCGGTCCTCGTGTATTCGACCGCGACGCCCGGCCCGCCGGTCAGAATCCTCGTCAACAACAACCAGCCGCTCGTGCTCTACGCGGGCGCGCGCGTGATGCCGCCCGTGATCGGGGTCGACGCGCAGGGGAATCCGGTGCCGCTTACCGATCCGGTGCGGCTCGTCCCGACCGGCGGACTCCTCCGGCTCGACGGCAGCCCATCGCGCGGCCCGGTCGCCCGGCCGCCGGCGCCGGATTTCGCGAGCGTGGGCGCCGACGGCAGTCTCGTCGCCGGCCGGGAATCGGCCGACGGGACCGTGCAGGTCCAGAGCGGCACGGCAACGGGCAGCACGCCCGTGTCGGTGGTGACGCGCCTCGCCCGGCTTGTTGTCGCGCCGGCATCGCTCTCCGTCGCGCCCGGGCAGGGGGCGCCGGTCAAGGTGATGGGTGAAGATCGGACCGGGCGCCTGGTCGCGCTGCCGCAAGATGAGGTCGTGTGGGACGTGACCCCGCCCGCGCTCGGGACGATGTCGCCGTCGGGATTCCTCGCCGGGAACGTGACCGGGAACGGATCCTTGACCGCGCACCTCGACGGCGTGACCGCCGCCGTGCGTGTGTCGGTCGGAGGCGCCTATATGCGTCTCATTCCGGCGTTCGAGGAGCAGGCGTCGTTTCGCGGCTACCCGGACTCGGTGACGGGCAACGTGACTCCGGCGTCGACCCCCAGCCGGGGCAACCGGCAATCGCTGCGGATGCAGTTCCACCTCGAAGGGTCCGGCAGCCGGGCCGCGTACGTGCAGACCGACCTCCCCCTTCCCGGCACGCCGACCGGCATGTCCCTTTGGGTCTATGGCGACGGCGACGGCGCGTGGCTGCGCGGCGCGTACACCGACGCAAACGGCGAGCGGGGAACCGTGACGTTCGCCCGGCACATCGATTGGCAGGGCTGGAAACAGCTCCGGGCCGCGTTCCCGCCCGGCCTCGCCTATCCGATCCGGTGGACGTACGTCTACGTCGTCGAGACCGATCCTGCCGCGACGCCGAGCGGGGAGATCTACCTGACCGAACTCCAGGCGGTGTACGGGACCGGCCCGGCACGGTAG